A genomic region of Desulfomonilaceae bacterium contains the following coding sequences:
- a CDS encoding GvpL/GvpF family gas vesicle protein yields MKWLLYCVLNSTNIEEEAPLVGVGEQRIVFLSCSGLFAAVSRFDGLETPFDVNSMITYHRVIETLFNRTAIIPFRFKTLLNSEEEVLTMLKDKDAHYKKLLSTLDGVVELGIRLVKAKPVQDNPLNNRVFTPPSDSLNPGMSYLKSRKAFYSTAFWIQDQTKEFSDLCVSQFEGLFIKLKSEATTLPEIQNRKNLTLISIYFLVKKDLIQEFTLKFREIRALVTGRMLLSGPWPPYNFVVS; encoded by the coding sequence ATGAAGTGGCTCCTATACTGCGTCTTGAATTCAACAAATATTGAGGAAGAGGCGCCGCTTGTTGGAGTTGGTGAGCAGCGGATCGTGTTCCTGAGCTGTTCAGGTCTGTTTGCGGCGGTTTCTCGTTTTGACGGTTTGGAAACACCTTTCGATGTTAATTCTATGATCACCTATCACAGAGTGATAGAAACCTTGTTCAACCGAACGGCGATAATACCATTCAGATTCAAGACTCTTTTGAATAGTGAAGAAGAGGTCTTGACTATGCTTAAAGATAAAGACGCTCATTATAAAAAGTTACTTTCAACTTTGGATGGGGTGGTCGAGCTAGGGATAAGACTGGTAAAAGCCAAACCGGTTCAAGACAATCCGCTGAACAATCGCGTATTTACGCCACCCTCTGATAGTCTAAATCCCGGGATGTCATATCTGAAAAGTAGAAAAGCGTTTTACTCCACTGCGTTTTGGATTCAAGATCAGACAAAAGAATTTTCGGATTTATGCGTTAGCCAATTTGAAGGCCTTTTTATAAAGCTTAAAAGTGAAGCTACGACTCTACCTGAGATCCAGAATCGTAAGAACCTTACTCTGATATCGATCTATTTTCTCGTAAAGAAAGATCTGATTCAAGAATTCACACTCAAATTTCGGGAGATTAGGGCTCTGGTTACTGGCAGAATGTTACTAAGCGGCCCTTGGCCACCATATAATTTCGTCGTTTCATAA
- a CDS encoding GvpL/GvpF family gas vesicle protein: MGSALYVFGFVPKGTLPGDLEIDGIEHDHIVIQEELSTVNAVVSYVPMSEFVGEEAEIRLQDIEWVTPRAVKHQYAIEKILEFSPILPAQFGVLFSSRDNLEKFVQSNHAEITEFLELISDKSEWGVKVYWDSLLTKQLLMETEFEAQVQQLAELSEGARYFKEKQLNSEIERNVADQLRSILVDSSTQLSNISHNARKRKIIIDDSSEEGQRMVANWAFLLETARTDEFMSILNKINANFSPNGIFLRVSGPWPPYSFVPSLEWEYS, encoded by the coding sequence ATGGGATCGGCCCTATATGTGTTCGGTTTTGTGCCGAAAGGGACCTTACCGGGAGATCTTGAAATCGACGGGATTGAGCATGACCACATAGTTATTCAGGAAGAGCTGTCAACCGTCAACGCTGTTGTGTCCTATGTTCCGATGTCTGAGTTTGTCGGAGAAGAAGCGGAAATTCGCTTGCAAGACATAGAATGGGTAACTCCCCGAGCGGTAAAACATCAGTACGCTATTGAGAAAATACTGGAGTTCAGCCCAATCCTGCCTGCTCAATTCGGCGTACTCTTCTCCAGTAGAGATAATCTGGAAAAATTTGTCCAGAGTAATCATGCGGAAATTACGGAATTCCTCGAGTTGATATCGGACAAGAGCGAGTGGGGCGTAAAAGTTTACTGGGATAGCTTACTAACAAAACAGCTTCTCATGGAGACTGAATTTGAAGCGCAGGTTCAACAACTGGCCGAACTCAGTGAAGGAGCCCGTTATTTTAAGGAAAAGCAACTAAATTCAGAAATAGAAAGAAATGTTGCAGATCAGCTCAGAAGTATTTTGGTCGACTCATCGACACAACTATCAAATATTTCGCACAACGCGCGGAAGCGGAAAATAATCATAGATGATTCAAGTGAAGAAGGCCAGCGAATGGTTGCAAACTGGGCCTTTCTGCTTGAAACGGCTAGAACTGACGAATTCATGTCGATACTCAACAAAATTAACGCTAATTTTTCACCTAATGGAATTTTTTTGCGGGTTTCCGGTCCATGGCCTCCGTATTCGTTTGTTCCCAGTCTGGAATGGGAGTATAGTTGA
- a CDS encoding CDC48 family AAA ATPase, whose protein sequence is MGKNADQPIKLKIVEALSKDMGRAYARMDPEDLAKIGANIGDVVEVIGKRRTACKAMPAYKDLRGQSRIQLDGVSRQNARAGLDETVSVRKIVCRPADRVVLSPVNVKPSERDLEYIGSLLDGLPVMEGDLIKATLFGSRSADFTVESVSPKEPVLVNPTTQLLVGKSAEAKAGMTLSYEDIGGLKPQVHRIREMIELPLRYPEVFERLGIDAPKGVLLHGPPGCGKTLIARSIANETDAKFFSVSGPEIIHKFYGESEAHLRKIFADASAQGPSIVFLDEIDAIAPQREKVVGDVEKRVVAQLLALMDGLNKRQNLIVIAATNIPNALDPALRRPGRFDREIAIPIPDRNGREEILEIHSRGMPLAADVDMHHLAEITHGFVGADLEALCREAAMICLRRLMPDIDFTMAGIPYERLARLEVLMDDFMTALKDVEPSAIREVFVEIPDVKWEDVGGHSDLKARLIEAVEWPLKYPEIFAQAGVKPPKGILISGPPGCGKTLIAKAIANESRVNFISVKGPALISKYVGESEKGVREVFKKARQASPCIIFFDEIDALVPARGGSASDSHVSERVLSQFLAELDGIEELKGVLVLAATNRADMLDPAALRAGRFDEHFEILVPEQKDREEIFAVHLKNKPLVKKVDIKSLAAKTEGFAGADIAGVCNQAALKAVRRAVENIRQDPDKPVKVEVTEKDLDQAIDEAAS, encoded by the coding sequence ATGGGAAAAAATGCTGATCAACCTATAAAGTTGAAAATAGTTGAGGCTTTAAGCAAGGACATGGGTCGGGCCTACGCCAGGATGGACCCCGAGGATCTAGCTAAAATCGGCGCAAACATCGGAGACGTTGTAGAAGTTATCGGTAAAAGAAGAACCGCCTGTAAGGCCATGCCCGCGTACAAGGACTTGAGAGGCCAATCAAGAATTCAACTTGATGGTGTTTCACGACAAAACGCTCGGGCTGGACTCGACGAGACCGTCTCTGTCAGGAAGATTGTGTGTAGGCCTGCGGACCGCGTAGTTCTTTCACCAGTTAATGTGAAGCCTTCGGAACGAGATCTCGAATACATAGGAAGTCTGTTAGACGGCCTCCCCGTAATGGAAGGCGATCTTATAAAAGCTACATTGTTTGGGAGCCGTTCCGCTGATTTTACAGTTGAGAGCGTCTCGCCCAAAGAGCCGGTACTGGTTAATCCCACTACACAGCTTTTAGTGGGCAAATCTGCGGAAGCCAAAGCCGGTATGACTCTTTCCTATGAGGACATAGGAGGACTTAAACCCCAGGTTCATCGGATCAGGGAAATGATTGAGTTGCCTCTACGATACCCCGAGGTTTTTGAGAGGCTCGGCATTGACGCCCCTAAGGGTGTGCTCCTTCATGGACCTCCTGGTTGCGGCAAGACACTCATAGCCCGTAGCATTGCGAATGAGACGGACGCCAAATTCTTTTCAGTCAGTGGTCCTGAGATAATTCATAAGTTTTATGGCGAGAGTGAAGCCCATCTCAGAAAAATTTTCGCGGATGCCTCGGCCCAGGGACCGAGTATTGTTTTCCTTGATGAAATTGACGCTATAGCTCCACAAAGAGAAAAAGTGGTCGGAGATGTTGAGAAGCGGGTGGTAGCTCAATTGCTGGCTTTGATGGATGGGCTAAACAAAAGGCAGAATCTTATTGTAATAGCGGCTACCAACATTCCAAACGCCCTTGATCCCGCTCTGAGAAGACCAGGCAGATTTGACAGGGAAATAGCCATTCCTATCCCGGATAGAAACGGTCGAGAGGAAATTCTTGAGATTCATAGCAGAGGAATGCCTCTTGCCGCCGATGTAGACATGCATCATCTGGCTGAGATCACACATGGCTTCGTGGGAGCTGATTTAGAAGCTCTCTGCAGAGAGGCCGCGATGATCTGCCTTCGACGGCTCATGCCTGACATTGATTTCACTATGGCAGGAATTCCTTACGAGCGATTGGCACGGCTGGAAGTCCTCATGGACGATTTTATGACCGCCTTGAAGGATGTTGAGCCATCAGCAATTCGTGAGGTCTTTGTCGAAATTCCTGATGTGAAATGGGAAGATGTCGGAGGCCATTCAGACCTTAAGGCAAGGCTGATTGAAGCGGTCGAATGGCCATTGAAGTACCCGGAGATTTTTGCCCAGGCGGGAGTAAAACCTCCTAAAGGGATTCTGATATCCGGACCTCCTGGATGTGGAAAGACACTTATAGCAAAGGCTATAGCTAATGAGAGTCGTGTTAACTTCATATCGGTGAAAGGGCCGGCTCTTATTTCCAAGTATGTCGGTGAGTCGGAAAAGGGGGTTCGAGAGGTTTTTAAAAAAGCTCGGCAGGCTTCACCCTGTATAATCTTTTTTGATGAAATTGACGCGTTGGTTCCGGCACGCGGAGGCAGCGCCTCAGATTCCCATGTGTCCGAAAGGGTCCTGAGCCAATTCCTGGCTGAGTTGGACGGGATCGAAGAACTCAAGGGAGTGCTGGTTCTAGCAGCGACAAATCGGGCGGATATGCTTGACCCTGCTGCGCTTAGGGCAGGCAGGTTTGATGAACATTTTGAAATCCTGGTACCTGAGCAAAAAGATCGCGAGGAAATTTTCGCTGTTCATCTCAAGAATAAGCCTCTTGTCAAGAAGGTGGACATTAAGTCCCTGGCTGCGAAGACAGAGGGTTTTGCGGGTGCGGATATAGCTGGAGTATGCAATCAGGCCGCTCTTAAGGCTGTGAGGCGGGCTGTTGAGAATATCAGACAAGACCCCGACAAGCCTGTGAAAGTCGAAGTGACGGAAAAAGACCTTGATCAAGCCATTGACGAGGCTGCCTCTTAG
- a CDS encoding Hsp20/alpha crystallin family protein produces MAKKTTREDTIGSNVGGILGGLSDLVQKLADLAEKGKELKASGEIPNLQGDKEIKAVYGFNVKFGLDKQGSDQIKVEPFGNVTKDKDSGRTLVHEVREPLVDVFEEDDHILVVAETPGIGPKDVKIDLKDDVLTFSAVKGDKKYYKELLLPRVCDKKKMKLSCNNGMLEIKFPS; encoded by the coding sequence ATGGCGAAGAAGACGACTCGAGAAGACACAATAGGGTCCAACGTTGGCGGCATACTGGGCGGCTTGTCGGACCTTGTCCAAAAACTGGCCGATCTGGCTGAAAAAGGTAAGGAACTGAAGGCGAGCGGTGAAATCCCGAACCTCCAGGGCGACAAGGAAATCAAAGCTGTTTACGGATTCAATGTTAAATTTGGTCTCGACAAGCAAGGTTCGGATCAAATCAAAGTAGAACCATTCGGAAATGTTACCAAAGATAAAGATTCTGGGCGAACCTTGGTGCACGAGGTGCGCGAGCCTCTTGTAGACGTGTTTGAAGAAGATGACCACATACTCGTGGTAGCGGAAACCCCGGGCATAGGTCCTAAGGATGTCAAGATCGATCTCAAAGATGACGTGCTGACTTTTTCCGCGGTCAAGGGTGACAAGAAATATTACAAAGAGCTTTTGTTGCCAAGGGTTTGTGACAAGAAAAAGATGAAACTATCATGCAACAATGGAATGCTTGAAATAAAATTCCCCAGTTAG
- a CDS encoding sigma-54 dependent transcriptional regulator, with product MVPTGARVLIVDDEKDFCDILFRVVKKAGFTALVAHDGEMALDMIRQGLPDIVLLDVRMPGMDGIEVLKRARKLNPALPVLMITAYSGVHDAVEAIKQGAYDYLPKPLDNNALLAKIREAMLQKPVLGKERNENSKSELSIDELKKIMGPSSAMDRVIADLNLVASSNFSVVIQGETGSGKELVAQAIHRFSARSNKLMVPVDCGAIPETLFESEVFGHEKGSFTGAVANRTGKFEMAHGGSLFLDEITNMPLSCQTKLLRAIQEKTFFRVGGRQPKHMDVRLIIATNKDLNTEVALGRFSRDLFYRLSEFTIVIPPIRDRKEDIVYLADLFRMATNEELNKNVRGFSNSALDLIRSYPWPGNVRQLKAAIRRAVLQSEDWVSPESLVLDSEETGPEINGGLEEDTPWDGLSLKEIVQKATADVESRVLAKVLRRTGGNKAKAARLLQIDYKTIHSKIKQYGIRLYSEEE from the coding sequence ATGGTTCCTACAGGGGCTAGGGTCCTTATCGTAGATGACGAGAAAGATTTTTGCGACATTTTGTTCCGTGTCGTGAAGAAGGCTGGTTTCACCGCTCTTGTGGCTCATGATGGCGAAATGGCTCTGGACATGATTCGTCAGGGGCTGCCTGATATTGTGCTGTTGGACGTGAGAATGCCGGGAATGGATGGAATAGAGGTTCTCAAACGCGCAAGAAAGCTGAATCCAGCGTTGCCGGTTCTAATGATCACCGCATATTCAGGTGTTCATGACGCAGTTGAAGCCATTAAGCAAGGAGCGTATGACTATTTGCCGAAGCCCTTGGATAACAACGCTTTGCTGGCAAAGATCAGGGAAGCGATGTTACAAAAACCGGTTCTGGGCAAAGAGCGCAACGAAAATAGCAAGTCTGAACTATCAATAGACGAGCTGAAGAAAATTATGGGACCGAGTTCTGCTATGGATCGAGTTATAGCGGACTTGAATCTGGTGGCGAGTTCAAACTTTTCTGTTGTAATTCAGGGAGAGACTGGATCAGGAAAGGAATTGGTAGCCCAGGCTATACACCGATTCAGCGCAAGGTCAAATAAACTTATGGTCCCGGTCGATTGTGGGGCTATTCCTGAGACGCTTTTTGAGTCGGAGGTTTTTGGACACGAGAAAGGGTCTTTCACTGGCGCTGTAGCTAACAGGACTGGAAAATTCGAGATGGCCCATGGAGGGTCTTTGTTCCTAGATGAAATCACTAACATGCCTTTGAGTTGCCAGACGAAACTACTACGCGCCATTCAGGAGAAGACTTTCTTTCGAGTAGGGGGGCGACAGCCGAAACACATGGATGTTAGGCTGATAATTGCTACAAACAAAGATCTAAACACCGAGGTGGCGCTAGGGCGCTTCAGTCGGGACCTGTTTTACAGACTCAGCGAGTTCACGATAGTCATCCCGCCAATCAGGGACAGGAAGGAGGATATCGTTTATCTTGCGGACCTATTTCGTATGGCTACTAACGAGGAATTGAACAAAAATGTCAGAGGGTTTTCAAATTCGGCCCTGGATCTTATAAGGAGTTATCCATGGCCAGGTAATGTCAGGCAGTTGAAAGCGGCTATCAGAAGAGCTGTCCTTCAATCTGAAGATTGGGTCAGCCCGGAAAGCCTGGTTTTGGATTCGGAAGAGACCGGACCAGAGATCAATGGGGGCCTTGAAGAAGATACCCCATGGGATGGGCTTTCGTTAAAGGAGATTGTCCAGAAGGCCACAGCCGATGTCGAGAGTCGAGTCTTAGCCAAGGTTTTACGAAGAACCGGAGGTAATAAGGCTAAGGCGGCGCGTTTGTTGCAAATCGATTACAAAACAATCCACTCAAAAATCAAACAATACGGTATCAGGCTTTATTCGGAGGAAGAATAA
- a CDS encoding MBL fold metallo-hydrolase, with protein sequence MKITILGSGTGTPQLARNSSGLYIQSSEVKAIVDMGAGTLRRMCESKIDYREIDLIALTHFHPDHVTDFISFLFASNYAYGVKRTGLINVIGPDGLKQVYERLVEIFGHWVVPSDNRLRMTEMSAVEFDIFEMEGIRIKSAPSIHSFPSLCYRIEADNVSLSISGDTDFSENLVNLARDSHTLICECSMPDSMKIPGHMTPSEVGVLATQASVKQLILTHFYPPCDEVDVLSAARAKFTGPILKAEDLMTIELDANF encoded by the coding sequence ATGAAAATCACAATATTGGGAAGTGGAACAGGCACTCCTCAACTGGCTAGAAACTCGTCAGGCCTGTACATCCAGTCTTCGGAAGTCAAAGCCATCGTAGACATGGGAGCTGGAACCCTCCGCCGCATGTGTGAATCGAAAATAGATTACAGAGAGATCGACCTGATAGCGTTAACCCATTTCCATCCTGACCACGTTACGGACTTTATATCATTTCTATTTGCCTCCAATTACGCGTACGGAGTGAAAAGAACGGGATTGATCAACGTGATAGGACCAGATGGATTAAAACAGGTTTATGAGAGACTGGTCGAAATTTTTGGTCACTGGGTCGTGCCAAGTGATAATCGCCTTAGGATGACTGAGATGTCAGCGGTAGAATTCGATATTTTTGAAATGGAAGGAATTAGAATTAAATCAGCGCCTTCGATCCATTCTTTCCCCTCTTTGTGTTACAGAATAGAAGCTGACAACGTTTCTTTGTCGATTTCTGGAGACACGGACTTTTCAGAAAATCTCGTCAACCTGGCTCGAGACTCGCACACGCTTATCTGCGAGTGTTCAATGCCTGATTCAATGAAAATTCCAGGGCACATGACTCCTTCGGAAGTTGGCGTATTGGCCACTCAGGCGTCAGTGAAGCAATTGATTTTGACCCATTTTTATCCTCCTTGTGATGAGGTTGATGTCCTTTCCGCTGCGAGGGCCAAATTCACCGGACCAATTTTGAAGGCTGAGGACTTGATGACGATAGAATTGGACGCCAATTTTTAG